A portion of the Mustela erminea isolate mMusErm1 chromosome 19, mMusErm1.Pri, whole genome shotgun sequence genome contains these proteins:
- the TAT gene encoding tyrosine aminotransferase, whose product MDPYVIQMNGNSSLPSVLDMHVNIGGRSSLPEKRKGRKARWSVKPSDMSNKTFNPIRAIVDSMKVKPNPDKTMIALSIGDPTVFGNLPTDPEVTQAMKDALDSGKYNGYAPSIGYLSSREEIASYYHRPEAPLEAKDVILTSGCSQAIELCLAVLANPGQNILVPRPGFSLYRTLAESMGIEVKLYNLLPEKSWEIDLKQLESLIDEKTACLIVNNPSNPCGSVFSRSHLQKILAVAARQCVPILADEIYGDMVFSDSTFEPLATLSSNVPILSCGGLAKRWLVPGWRLGWILIHDRRDIFGNEIRDGLVKLSQRILGPCTIVQGALKSILHRTPQEFYHNTLSLLKSNADLCYGALAAIPGLQPVRPSGAMYLMVGIEMEHFPEFENDVEFTERLVAEQSVHCLPATCFEYPNFFRVVITIPKVMMLEACSRIQEFCELHYHCAEGSQEECDK is encoded by the exons ATGGACCCGTATGTGATTCAGATGAACGGCAACAGCAGCCTCCCCTCCGTTCTGGATATGCATGTCAACATTGGTGGGAGAAGCTCCTtaccagaaaaaaggaaaggcaggaaggCCAGATGGTCTGTGAAGCCTTCAGACATGTCCAACAAAACTTTCAATCCCATCCGGGCCATCGTGGACAGCATGAAGGTGAAGCCAAATCCAGACAAAACCATGATTGCTCTGTCGATTG GTGACCCTACTGTGTTTGGAAACCTGCCTACAGACCCTGAAGTTACCCAAGCCATGAAAGATGCCCTGGACTCGGGGAAATATAACGGCTATGCCCCCTCCATTG GCTACTTATCCAGTCGGGAGGAGATTGCTTCTTACTACCACCGGCCAGAGGCACCCCTGGAAGCTAAG gatGTCATTCTGACTAGTGGCTGCAGTCAGGCTATTGAACTTTGTTTAGCTGTGTTGGCCAACCCAGGACAAAACATCCTAGTTCCgagacctggtttctctctctACAGGACTTTGGCTGAATCGATGGGAATTGAGGTCAAACTCTACAATTTATTG CCAGAGAAGTCTTGGGAAATCGACTTGAAACAACTGGAATCTTTGATTGATGAAAAGACAGCTTGTCTCATCGTTAACAACCCATCAAACCCCTGTGGGTCAGTGTTCAGTAGAAGTCATCTCCAGAAAATTCTGGCTG tgGCTGCAAGGCAGTGTGTACCCATCTTAGCTGATGAGATCTATGGAGACATG GTGTTTTCGGATTCCACATTTGAGCCTCTGGCCACCCTCAGCAGCAACGTGCCCATCCTGTCCTGTGGAGGTCTGGCCAAGCGCTGGCTGGTTCCTGGCTGGAGGTTGGGTTGGATCCTCATTCATGACCGAAGAGACATTTTTGGCAACGAG ATCCGAGATGGGCTGGTGAAGCTGAGTCAGCGGATCCTGGGACCCTGCACCATTGTCCAGGGAGCTCTGAAAAGCATCCTGCATCGCACCCCTCAGGAGTTCTACCACAACACCCTGAGCCTCCTGAAG TCCAATGCTGATCTTTGCTATGGGGCATTGGCTGCCATCCCTGGACTCCAGCCAGTCCGCCCTTCCGGGGCCATGTACCTCATG GTTGGAATTGAGATGGAACATTTCCCAGAATTTGAGAATGATGTGGAGTTCACGGAGCGGTTAGTTGCTGAGCAATCAGTCCACTGCCTCCCAGCAACG TGCTTCGAGTACCCGAATTTCTTCCGAGTGGTAATCACGATCCCCAAAGTGATGATGCTGGAGGCCTGTAGCCGGATCCAGGAGTTTTGTGAGCTGCACTACCATTGTGCTGAAGGGAGCCAGGAGGAGTGTGACAAATAG